Proteins encoded by one window of Panicum virgatum strain AP13 chromosome 7N, P.virgatum_v5, whole genome shotgun sequence:
- the LOC120682353 gene encoding uncharacterized protein LOC120682353 isoform X1, whose amino-acid sequence MPEVFACLDLAKKKISDSFASSPGILKKVMDIVHRRWADQTGQKLCEAALFLNPNKYFDIKENDHAYASRLQEMFNDVIEKMITDDDDLIAMVSDLADQYENAMLQRKRKSPNDWWTAYAGSAGDLQKFAWRIAGLYCSSSGYDRNWTMFECMNTTYIKQSERKKLEDRAYIQYNRMMSDRSERQHSEGSNFDPLILEDCEMDYDWVGMYAKLYDRDNLAWKLVEEIISGSYTLKAHYRLRRSFCDMMIFFFEVMT is encoded by the exons ATGCCAGAGGTTTTTGCATGTCTGGATCTTGCTAAGAAGAAAATCAGTGACTCCTTTGCAAGCAGTCCTGGAATACTGAAGAAAGTAATGGATATTGTTCACCGGCGTTGGGCAGACCAAACGGGGCAAAAACTATGTGAAGCTGCATTGTTTCTGAATCCAAACAAATATTTTGACATTAAGGAAAATGATCATGCATATGCCTCAAGACTTCAGGAGATGTTCAATGATGTGATTGAGAAAATGATCACCGATGATGATGATTTGATTGCCATGGTAAGCGACCTAGCTGATCAATATGAGAACGCTATGCTGCAGCGAAAGAGAAAGAGTCCAA ATGATTGGTGGACTGCCTACGCTGGCTCAGCTGGAGACCTCCAAAAATTCGCATGGCGTATCGCTGGTCTTTATTGTTCTTCATCTGGCTATGATCGCAATTGGACTATGTTTGAGTGT ATGAATACCACATATATAAAACAATCAGAGCGGAAGAAATTGGAGGATCGTGCTTACATCCAATACAACCGGATGATGTCTGATAGGTCCGAAAGGCAGCATTCAGAAGGAAGCAACTTTGACCCTTTGATCCTAGAAGACTGTGAGATGGATTATGATTGGGTTGGCATGTATGCTAAACTTTATGACAGGGATAATCTTGCTTGGAAACTTGTTGAAGAAATCATCTCTGGATCATACACGCTCAAGGCCCACTATCGTCTCAGAAGATCCTTCTGTGacatgatgatttttttttttgaagtaatgACATGA
- the LOC120682353 gene encoding uncharacterized protein LOC120682353 isoform X3, producing MPEVFACLDLAKKKISDSFASSPGILKKVMDIVHRRWADQTGQKLCEAALFLNPNKYFDIKENDHAYASRLQEMFNDVIEKMITDDDDLIAMMNLCGLKVVLDAFLYAARLMQMIGGLPTLAQLETSKNSHGVSLVFIVLHLAMIAIGLCLSV from the exons ATGCCAGAGGTTTTTGCATGTCTGGATCTTGCTAAGAAGAAAATCAGTGACTCCTTTGCAAGCAGTCCTGGAATACTGAAGAAAGTAATGGATATTGTTCACCGGCGTTGGGCAGACCAAACGGGGCAAAAACTATGTGAAGCTGCATTGTTTCTGAATCCAAACAAATATTTTGACATTAAGGAAAATGATCATGCATATGCCTCAAGACTTCAGGAGATGTTCAATGATGTGATTGAGAAAATGATCACCGATGATGATGATTTGATTGCCATG ATGAATTTGTGTGGATTGAAGGTGGTACTGGACGCTTTCCTTTACGCTGCTCGTCTGATGCAG ATGATTGGTGGACTGCCTACGCTGGCTCAGCTGGAGACCTCCAAAAATTCGCATGGCGTATCGCTGGTCTTTATTGTTCTTCATCTGGCTATGATCGCAATTGGACTATGTTTGAGTGT ATGA
- the LOC120682164 gene encoding uncharacterized protein LOC120682164, with the protein MSRARNALVATGLLIFAGAGLSFPFLFVKSKNRPIIDSSKPLPPQATFRGPYVNTGSRDIGPDPTNYPKK; encoded by the exons ATGTCGAGGGCTCGCAATGCTTTAGTTGCCACTGGCCTGCTGATCTTTGCTGGTGCTGGTTTATCATTTCCATTCCTTTTCGT GAAATCAAAGAACAGGCCTATCATTGATTCATCAAAACCTCTGCCACCACAGGCCACATTCCGAGGACCATATGTGAATACTGGATCACGCGATATTGGACCTGATCCTACCAACTATCCCAAGAAGTGA
- the LOC120680918 gene encoding uncharacterized protein LOC120680918: protein MLKDIGRLEQFKKRIQQAKHVTTLIYRHPRFLYAMREKMGVKDPVAPATTRYCTLFLTLERMYKHRDAMKCLFTNEDWSRSKLSSTQVGRNVREIVLSTTFWNGVEDCIKASEPLLALLRMVYGAERPAMPEVFAGLYLAKKKISNSFASNPGLLKQVIDIVELRWSDQMEQKLYGAALFLNPNKFFDIKENDPAYASSLRSMFNDVIEKMVVDDDELITKVSGQANQYDSTETSFGKKLPTLSPYDWWSAYGGSARELKSFAWRIVGLYCSASGYDRNWTMFDCVSNQPLTANRHSCLCPLGR from the exons ATGTTGAAGGACATTGGGAGGTTGGAACAGTTCAAGAAGCGTATTCAACAGGCCAAGCATGTCACCACTTTAATATACAGGCATCCGAGATTTCTCTATGCAATGCGCGAGAAGATGGGTGTGAAGGATCCGGTGGCACCTGCAACCACTCGATATTGCACATTGTTTCTCACTTTGGAAAGGATGTACAAGCATAGAGATGCAATGAAGTGTCTATTCACTAACGAGGATTGGAGTAGGTCTAAGTTGTCAAGCACACAGGTAGGCAGGAATGTGCGTGAGATTGTGTTGTCTACCACATTTTGGAATGGAGTAGAAGATTGCATAAAAGCATCAGAACCACTTCTTGCTCTGCTGAGGATGGTTTATGGGGCTGAGAGACCAGCAATGCCAGAGGTTTTCGCAGGTCTCTATCTTGCTAAGAAGAAAATCAGCAACTCTTTTGCGAGCAATCCAGGACTACTCAAGCAAGTGATTGATATTGTTGAGCTGCGTTGGTCAGACCAAATGGAGCAAAAGCTATATGGGGCTGCATTATTCCTGAATCCAAACAAATTTTTCGACATTAAAGAAAATGATCCTGCTTATGCTTCCAGTCTACGGTCGATGTTTAATGATGTGATTGAAAAAATGGttgttgatgatgatgaattgATCACCAAGGTAAGTGGCCAAGCTAATCAATATGATAGCACTGAAACTAGCTTTGGGAAGAAATTACCAACCCTGAGCCCAT ATGATTGGTGGAGTGCTTATGGTGGGTCTGCTAGAGAGCTCAAAAGTTTTGCTTGGCGTATCGTTGGTCTTTATTGCTCAGCATCTGGCTATGACCGTAATTGGACTATGTTTGACTGCGTAAGTAACCAACCATTAACAGCAAATAGGCATAGCTGTCTTTGCCCGTTAGGAAGATAA
- the LOC120682353 gene encoding uncharacterized protein LOC120682353 isoform X2, producing MRTLCCSERERVQANEFVWIEGGTGRFPLRCSSDADDWWTAYAGSAGDLQKFAWRIAGLYCSSSGYDRNWTMFECMNTTYIKQSERKKLEDRAYIQYNRMMSDRSERQHSEGSNFDPLILEDCEMDYDWVGMYAKLYDRDNLAWKLVEEIISGSYTLKAHYRLRRSFCDMMIFFFEVMT from the exons ATGAGAACGCTATGCTGCAGCGAAAGAGAAAGAGTCCAAGCAA ATGAATTTGTGTGGATTGAAGGTGGTACTGGACGCTTTCCTTTACGCTGCTCGTCTGATGCAG ATGATTGGTGGACTGCCTACGCTGGCTCAGCTGGAGACCTCCAAAAATTCGCATGGCGTATCGCTGGTCTTTATTGTTCTTCATCTGGCTATGATCGCAATTGGACTATGTTTGAGTGT ATGAATACCACATATATAAAACAATCAGAGCGGAAGAAATTGGAGGATCGTGCTTACATCCAATACAACCGGATGATGTCTGATAGGTCCGAAAGGCAGCATTCAGAAGGAAGCAACTTTGACCCTTTGATCCTAGAAGACTGTGAGATGGATTATGATTGGGTTGGCATGTATGCTAAACTTTATGACAGGGATAATCTTGCTTGGAAACTTGTTGAAGAAATCATCTCTGGATCATACACGCTCAAGGCCCACTATCGTCTCAGAAGATCCTTCTGTGacatgatgatttttttttttgaagtaatgACATGA